ACGGTTATGCTGCTACCGATCTTTATAAAATTGATTCCCGTTTCGGTAGCAACGAATTATATAAAAAATTAGTAGATGAGGCTCACAAGCGCGGATTGAAAATTATTCTTGACCACGTGAGCAATCACATCGGGATAAATCACTACTGGGTAAAAAATCTTCCAATGCAGGATTGGTTCAATGGAACACCGGAAAATTTTATCAGAGCTTCACACGATAAGATGGCGTTTCTCGATATTCACGGTGACTCAATGATAGTCATGATGAACCAGCAAGGTTGGTTTACAGACTATATGCCCGATTTAAATCAGCGAAATCCTTATTTAAAAAATTATTTAATTCAAAATACTTTATGGTGGATTGAGTTTGCAGGTATTGATGGGATAAGAGAAGATACTTATCCATATAACGATCAAGTATTTAGCTGATTGGGCTGAAGCTATTTTATCAGAATATCCAAACTTCAATCTTGTCGGAGAAATATGGCAAGGTGTTCCTGCAGTGGTCTCAGGGTATCAATCAAAATCACCTATTAGAAAATTAGATTTTGATTCAAACCTTCCATCAGTAACTGACTTTGCCCTGTCCGATGCGATTCGTGATTATCTAAGCGGATCAAAGAGTATTTACAACGTGTATGAAACTATTGTTCAGGATATTGTATATGCTGATCCTGGCAATCTTCTGGTATTCTTTGATAATCATGATGTTGATCGTGCAATGCTGTGGCAAAAGGGAACATAGATAAATATAAAATCGCTTTAAATATTGTCTTATTTACAAGAGGCATCCCTAAAATATTTTATGGAACAGAAATCGGTATTACAGGAGGAACTAAACACGGAGAACTAAGACAACCATTTCCGGGAGGATTTTCTGGTGATACAAGAAGTGCATTTATAACTGAAGGAAGGACAGAAACAGAAAATGATCTCTTCAATTATTTGAAAGGGCTAATCTCACTGAGGAATGAATATCCATCACTTGCAAAAGGAAAATTAAGGCACATTTATCCATTTGATGATGTGTATTTGCTGGTTAAAAGTTATGAAGATGAAACAACACTTGTGCTTATAAATTCACGTGAGGAAGAATTATCAATTGAGTCTTCACAATTAAAAAATTTTCTTCCTGAAGCAAATGGATTGTTCAATTTAAAAACGAAAGAAGAAATCAAACTTGATTCTGTCGATAACATTCAATTAAATAAAATGACTGCTGAAATATTTTTAATAAGGAAATAACATGCTCGAAATCCAGAAAAAACTAACAAACACTTTTTATGCTTTACTTGCTTTACCAGCAACTGCAATGGGATTTGCACTTTCAATTCAGATTGCTGTGCTTAGCTGGATATTAAACTCACAGTATGGATTAGATATTCACGAAATAGGAATTGTATGGGCAGCAGGTCCGCTT
This region of bacterium genomic DNA includes:
- a CDS encoding cyclomaltodextrinase C-terminal domain-containing protein, whose product is MAKGNIDKYKIALNIVLFTRGIPKIFYGTEIGITGGTKHGELRQPFPGGFSGDTRSAFITEGRTETENDLFNYLKGLISLRNEYPSLAKGKLRHIYPFDDVYLLVKSYEDETTLVLINSREEELSIESSQLKNFLPEANGLFNLKTKEEIKLDSVDNIQLNKMTAEIFLIRK